A DNA window from Pungitius pungitius chromosome 1, fPunPun2.1, whole genome shotgun sequence contains the following coding sequences:
- the clcn3 gene encoding H(+)/Cl(-) exchange transporter 3 isoform X1 — MESEQLYHRGYCRNSYNSIASASSDEELLDGAGVAMDFHTTEDDNLLDGDAASPGSNYVMTNGGGAPSTTTHLLDFLEEPIPGVGTYDDFHTIDWVREKCKDRERHRKINSKKKESAWEFTKSLYDAWSGWLVVTLTGLASGALAGLIDIAADWLNDLKEGVCLSAMWFNHEQCCWTSNETTFAERDKCPQWKSWAELILGQAEGPGSYIMNYFMYIYWALSFAFLAVCLVKVFAPYACGSGIPEIKTILSGFIIRGYLGKWTLMIKTVTLVLAVASGLSLGKEGPLVHVACCCGNIFSYLFPKYSKNEAKKREVLSAASAAGVSVAFGAPIGGVLFSLEEVSYYFPLKTLWRSFFAALVAAFVLRSINPFGNSRLVLFYVEYHTPWYLFELIPFILLGVFGGLWGAFFIRANIAWCRRRKSTRFGKYPVLEVILVAAITAVVAFPNPYTRQNTSELIKELFTDCGPLESSQLCQYRSQMNGSKAFSDNPSRPGGPDVYAPMWQLCLALIFKIIMTIFTFGLKVPSGLFIPSMAIGAIAGRIVGIAVEQLAYYHHDWFLFREWCEVGADCITPGLYAMVGAAACLGGVTRMTVSLVVIVFELTGGLEYIVPLMAAVMTSKWVGDAFGREGIYEAHIRLNGYPFLDAKEEFTHVTLAREVMRPRRSDPPLAVLTQDDLTVDELQSTINETSYNGFPVIVSKESQRLVGFALRRDITIAIENARRKQEGITLNSRVYFTQHAPTLPADSPRPLKLRSILDMSPFTVTDHTPMEIVVDIFRKMGLRQCLVTHNGIVLGIITKKNILEHLEELKQDKEPLAAPWHYHKKRHPASHGSNGKPRSRVHHVQLIRSFQDGRVGGGGRGGGGGGGRGDDDSEEEVHLLDGSNL; from the exons ATGGAGTCGGAGCAGCTGTACCACCGCGGCTACTGCAGGAACAGCTACAACAGCATCGCCAGCGCCAGCAGCGACGAGGAGCTGCTGGATGGCGCCGGCGTCGCCATGGACTTCCACACCACCGAGGACGACAACCTGCTGGATGGGGACGCTGCCTCCCCAG GGTCTAACTACGTCATGACTAACGGGGGCGGGGCGCCCAGCACCACCACCCACCTGCTGGACTTCCTGGAGGAGCCCATCCCTGGTGTGGGGACCTACGACGACTTCCACACCATCGACTGGGTCCGCGAGAAGTGCAAGGACCGGGAGAGGCAccggaag ATCAACAGTAAGAAAAAGGAGTCGGCATGGGAGTTCACAAAGAGCCTCTACGACGCCTGGTCCGGGTGGCTGGTGGTGACGCTCACCGGCTTGGCCTcag gTGCTCTGGCCGGCCTGATTGACATCGCCGCCGATTGGTTGAACGACCTGAAGGAGGGCGTGTGCCTGAGCGCCATGTGGTTCAACCACGAGCAGTGCTGCTGGACGTCCAATGAGACCACCTTCGCCGAGCGGGACAAGTGCCCCCAGTGGAAGAGCTGGGCCGAGCTGATCCTGGGGCAGGCCGAG GGCCCCGGCTCGTACATCATGAACTACTTCATGTACATCTACTGGGCTCTGTCCTTCGCCTTCCTGGCCGTCTGCCTGGTCAAGGTGTTTGCTCCCTACGCCTGCGGCTCGGGGATCCCCGAG atcaaAACCATCCTGAGCGGCTTCATCATCCGGGGCTACCTGGGCAAGTGGACCCTGATGATCAAGACGGTCACCCTGGTGCTGGCGGTGGCGTCGGGCCTGAGCCTGGGGAAGGAGGGCCCGCTGGTCCACGTGGCCTGCTGCTGTGGCAACATCTTCTCCTACCTCTTCCCCAAGTACAGCAAGAACGAGGCCAAGAAacgagag GTTCTGTCGGCTGCGTCGGCCGCCGGGGTGTCGGTGGCTTTCGGAGCGCCGATCGGAGGAGTCCTGTTCAGCCTGGAGGAG GTGAGCTACTACTTCCCCCTCAAGACGCTGTGGCGCTCCTTCTTCGCCGCCCTGGTGGCGGCCTTCGTCCTGCGCTCCATCAACCCGTTTGGAAACAGCCGCCTGGTGCTGTTCTACGTGGAGTACCACACGCCGTGGTACCTGTTCGAGCTCATCCCCTTCATCCTGCTGGGGGTGTTCGGGGGCCTCTGGGGCGCCTTCTTTATCCGAGCCAACATCGCCTGGTGCCGCCGCCGCAAGTCCACGCGTTTCG GCAAGTACCCGGTGTTGGAGGTGATCCTGGTGGCGGCCATCACGGCCGTGGTCGCCTTCCCGAACCCGTACACCCGGCAGAACACCAGCGAGCTGATCAAGGAGCTGTTCACGGACTGCGGGCCGCTGGAGTCCTCCCAGCTGTGCCAGTACCGCAGCCAGATGAACGGCAGCAAGGCCTTCAGCGACAACCCCAGCCGCCCGGGGGGGCCCGACGTCTACGCCCCCATGTGGCAGCTGTGCCTGGCGCTCATCTTCAAGATCATCATGACCATCTTCACCTTCGGACTCAAG gtgCCGTCGGGTTTGTTCATCCCCAGCATGGCCATCGGGGCGATCGCCGGGCGGATCGTGGGCATCGCCGTGGAGCAGCTGGCCTACTACCACCACGACTGGTTCCTGTTCCGAGAGTGGTGCGAGGTGGGAGCGGACTGCATCACCCCGGGGCTCTACGCCATGGTGGGGGCGGCGGCGTGCCTGG GCGGCGTGACCCGCATGACCGTCTCCCTGGTGGTCATCGTGTTCGAGCTGACGGGCGGCCTGGAGTACATCGTCCCGCTGATGGCCGCCGTCATGACCAGCAAGTGGGTGGGCGACGCCTTCGGCCGCGAGGGGATCTACGAGGCCCACATCCGTCTGAACGGGTACCCCTTCCTGGACGCCAAGGAGGAGTTCACGCACGTCACGCTGGCCCGCGAGGTGATGCGGCCGCGGCGCAGCGACCCGCCGCTGGCGGTGCTGACGCAGGACGACCTGACGGTGGACGAGCTGCAGAGCACCATCAACGAGACCAGCTACAACGGGTTCCCCGTGATCGTGTCCAAGGAGTCCCAGAGGCTGGTGGGCTTCGCTCTGCGCAGGGACATCACCATCGCCATAG AAAATGCGCGGCGCAAGCAGGAGGGCATCACGCTGAACTCCCGGGTTTACTTCACGCAGCACGCGCCCACGCTGCCCGCCGacagcccccgccccctcaaGCTGCGCTCCATCCTGGACATGAGCCCCTTCACGGTCACCGACCACACGCCCATGGAGATCGTGGTGGACATCTTCCGGAAGATGGGGCTGCGCCAGTGTCTGGTCACTCACAACGG GATTGTTTTGGGCATCATCACAAAGAAGAATATATTAGAGCATCTGGAGGAGCTCAAGCAGGACAAGGAGCCCCTG GCGGCTCCTTGGCATtatcacaaaaaaagacatcctGCGTCACATGGCTCAAATGGCAAACCTAGATCCCGAGTCCATCATGTTCAACTGATCCGCTCCTTCCAGGacggcagggtgggggggggaggaagaggaggaggaggaggaggaggaagaggagacgacgacagcgaggaggaggtgcaCCTCCTGGACGGCTCCAATCTCTGA
- the clcn3 gene encoding H(+)/Cl(-) exchange transporter 3 isoform X4, with product MESEQLYHRGYCRNSYNSIASASSDEELLDGAGVAMDFHTTEDDNLLDGDAASPGSNYVMTNGGGAPSTTTHLLDFLEEPIPGVGTYDDFHTIDWVREKCKDRERHRKINSKKKESAWEFTKSLYDAWSGWLVVTLTGLASGALAGLIDIAADWLNDLKEGVCLSAMWFNHEQCCWTSNETTFAERDKCPQWKSWAELILGQAEGPGSYIMNYFMYIYWALSFAFLAVCLVKVFAPYACGSGIPEIKTILSGFIIRGYLGKWTLMIKTVTLVLAVASGLSLGKEGPLVHVACCCGNIFSYLFPKYSKNEAKKREVLSAASAAGVSVAFGAPIGGVLFSLEEVSYYFPLKTLWRSFFAALVAAFVLRSINPFGNSRLVLFYVEYHTPWYLFELIPFILLGVFGGLWGAFFIRANIAWCRRRKSTRFGKYPVLEVILVAAITAVVAFPNPYTRQNTSELIKELFTDCGPLESSQLCQYRSQMNGSKAFSDNPSRPGGPDVYAPMWQLCLALIFKIIMTIFTFGLKVPSGLFIPSMAIGAIAGRIVGIAVEQLAYYHHDWFLFREWCEVGADCITPGLYAMVGAAACLGGVTRMTVSLVVIVFELTGGLEYIVPLMAAVMTSKWVGDAFGREGIYEAHIRLNGYPFLDAKEEFTHVTLAREVMRPRRSDPPLAVLTQDDLTVDELQSTINETSYNGFPVIVSKESQRLVGFALRRDITIAIENARRKQEGITLNSRVYFTQHAPTLPADSPRPLKLRSILDMSPFTVTDHTPMEIVVDIFRKMGLRQCLVTHNGRLLGIITKKDILRHMAQMANLDPESIMFN from the exons ATGGAGTCGGAGCAGCTGTACCACCGCGGCTACTGCAGGAACAGCTACAACAGCATCGCCAGCGCCAGCAGCGACGAGGAGCTGCTGGATGGCGCCGGCGTCGCCATGGACTTCCACACCACCGAGGACGACAACCTGCTGGATGGGGACGCTGCCTCCCCAG GGTCTAACTACGTCATGACTAACGGGGGCGGGGCGCCCAGCACCACCACCCACCTGCTGGACTTCCTGGAGGAGCCCATCCCTGGTGTGGGGACCTACGACGACTTCCACACCATCGACTGGGTCCGCGAGAAGTGCAAGGACCGGGAGAGGCAccggaag ATCAACAGTAAGAAAAAGGAGTCGGCATGGGAGTTCACAAAGAGCCTCTACGACGCCTGGTCCGGGTGGCTGGTGGTGACGCTCACCGGCTTGGCCTcag gTGCTCTGGCCGGCCTGATTGACATCGCCGCCGATTGGTTGAACGACCTGAAGGAGGGCGTGTGCCTGAGCGCCATGTGGTTCAACCACGAGCAGTGCTGCTGGACGTCCAATGAGACCACCTTCGCCGAGCGGGACAAGTGCCCCCAGTGGAAGAGCTGGGCCGAGCTGATCCTGGGGCAGGCCGAG GGCCCCGGCTCGTACATCATGAACTACTTCATGTACATCTACTGGGCTCTGTCCTTCGCCTTCCTGGCCGTCTGCCTGGTCAAGGTGTTTGCTCCCTACGCCTGCGGCTCGGGGATCCCCGAG atcaaAACCATCCTGAGCGGCTTCATCATCCGGGGCTACCTGGGCAAGTGGACCCTGATGATCAAGACGGTCACCCTGGTGCTGGCGGTGGCGTCGGGCCTGAGCCTGGGGAAGGAGGGCCCGCTGGTCCACGTGGCCTGCTGCTGTGGCAACATCTTCTCCTACCTCTTCCCCAAGTACAGCAAGAACGAGGCCAAGAAacgagag GTTCTGTCGGCTGCGTCGGCCGCCGGGGTGTCGGTGGCTTTCGGAGCGCCGATCGGAGGAGTCCTGTTCAGCCTGGAGGAG GTGAGCTACTACTTCCCCCTCAAGACGCTGTGGCGCTCCTTCTTCGCCGCCCTGGTGGCGGCCTTCGTCCTGCGCTCCATCAACCCGTTTGGAAACAGCCGCCTGGTGCTGTTCTACGTGGAGTACCACACGCCGTGGTACCTGTTCGAGCTCATCCCCTTCATCCTGCTGGGGGTGTTCGGGGGCCTCTGGGGCGCCTTCTTTATCCGAGCCAACATCGCCTGGTGCCGCCGCCGCAAGTCCACGCGTTTCG GCAAGTACCCGGTGTTGGAGGTGATCCTGGTGGCGGCCATCACGGCCGTGGTCGCCTTCCCGAACCCGTACACCCGGCAGAACACCAGCGAGCTGATCAAGGAGCTGTTCACGGACTGCGGGCCGCTGGAGTCCTCCCAGCTGTGCCAGTACCGCAGCCAGATGAACGGCAGCAAGGCCTTCAGCGACAACCCCAGCCGCCCGGGGGGGCCCGACGTCTACGCCCCCATGTGGCAGCTGTGCCTGGCGCTCATCTTCAAGATCATCATGACCATCTTCACCTTCGGACTCAAG gtgCCGTCGGGTTTGTTCATCCCCAGCATGGCCATCGGGGCGATCGCCGGGCGGATCGTGGGCATCGCCGTGGAGCAGCTGGCCTACTACCACCACGACTGGTTCCTGTTCCGAGAGTGGTGCGAGGTGGGAGCGGACTGCATCACCCCGGGGCTCTACGCCATGGTGGGGGCGGCGGCGTGCCTGG GCGGCGTGACCCGCATGACCGTCTCCCTGGTGGTCATCGTGTTCGAGCTGACGGGCGGCCTGGAGTACATCGTCCCGCTGATGGCCGCCGTCATGACCAGCAAGTGGGTGGGCGACGCCTTCGGCCGCGAGGGGATCTACGAGGCCCACATCCGTCTGAACGGGTACCCCTTCCTGGACGCCAAGGAGGAGTTCACGCACGTCACGCTGGCCCGCGAGGTGATGCGGCCGCGGCGCAGCGACCCGCCGCTGGCGGTGCTGACGCAGGACGACCTGACGGTGGACGAGCTGCAGAGCACCATCAACGAGACCAGCTACAACGGGTTCCCCGTGATCGTGTCCAAGGAGTCCCAGAGGCTGGTGGGCTTCGCTCTGCGCAGGGACATCACCATCGCCATAG AAAATGCGCGGCGCAAGCAGGAGGGCATCACGCTGAACTCCCGGGTTTACTTCACGCAGCACGCGCCCACGCTGCCCGCCGacagcccccgccccctcaaGCTGCGCTCCATCCTGGACATGAGCCCCTTCACGGTCACCGACCACACGCCCATGGAGATCGTGGTGGACATCTTCCGGAAGATGGGGCTGCGCCAGTGTCTGGTCACTCACAACGG GCGGCTCCTTGGCATtatcacaaaaaaagacatcctGCGTCACATGGCTCAAATGGCAAACCTAGATCCCGAGTCCATCATGTTCAACTGA
- the clcn3 gene encoding H(+)/Cl(-) exchange transporter 3 isoform X2, with the protein MEEEDAAADPYLPYDGGGDTIPLQEIPKRGSNYVMTNGGGAPSTTTHLLDFLEEPIPGVGTYDDFHTIDWVREKCKDRERHRKINSKKKESAWEFTKSLYDAWSGWLVVTLTGLASGALAGLIDIAADWLNDLKEGVCLSAMWFNHEQCCWTSNETTFAERDKCPQWKSWAELILGQAEGPGSYIMNYFMYIYWALSFAFLAVCLVKVFAPYACGSGIPEIKTILSGFIIRGYLGKWTLMIKTVTLVLAVASGLSLGKEGPLVHVACCCGNIFSYLFPKYSKNEAKKREVLSAASAAGVSVAFGAPIGGVLFSLEEVSYYFPLKTLWRSFFAALVAAFVLRSINPFGNSRLVLFYVEYHTPWYLFELIPFILLGVFGGLWGAFFIRANIAWCRRRKSTRFGKYPVLEVILVAAITAVVAFPNPYTRQNTSELIKELFTDCGPLESSQLCQYRSQMNGSKAFSDNPSRPGGPDVYAPMWQLCLALIFKIIMTIFTFGLKVPSGLFIPSMAIGAIAGRIVGIAVEQLAYYHHDWFLFREWCEVGADCITPGLYAMVGAAACLGGVTRMTVSLVVIVFELTGGLEYIVPLMAAVMTSKWVGDAFGREGIYEAHIRLNGYPFLDAKEEFTHVTLAREVMRPRRSDPPLAVLTQDDLTVDELQSTINETSYNGFPVIVSKESQRLVGFALRRDITIAIENARRKQEGITLNSRVYFTQHAPTLPADSPRPLKLRSILDMSPFTVTDHTPMEIVVDIFRKMGLRQCLVTHNGIVLGIITKKNILEHLEELKQDKEPLAAPWHYHKKRHPASHGSNGKPRSRVHHVQLIRSFQDGRVGGGGRGGGGGGGRGDDDSEEEVHLLDGSNL; encoded by the exons atggaggaggaggacgcagcgGCCGACCCCTATTTGCCCTACGACGGGGGAGGGGACACCATCCCCCTGCAGGAGATCCCTAAAAGAG GGTCTAACTACGTCATGACTAACGGGGGCGGGGCGCCCAGCACCACCACCCACCTGCTGGACTTCCTGGAGGAGCCCATCCCTGGTGTGGGGACCTACGACGACTTCCACACCATCGACTGGGTCCGCGAGAAGTGCAAGGACCGGGAGAGGCAccggaag ATCAACAGTAAGAAAAAGGAGTCGGCATGGGAGTTCACAAAGAGCCTCTACGACGCCTGGTCCGGGTGGCTGGTGGTGACGCTCACCGGCTTGGCCTcag gTGCTCTGGCCGGCCTGATTGACATCGCCGCCGATTGGTTGAACGACCTGAAGGAGGGCGTGTGCCTGAGCGCCATGTGGTTCAACCACGAGCAGTGCTGCTGGACGTCCAATGAGACCACCTTCGCCGAGCGGGACAAGTGCCCCCAGTGGAAGAGCTGGGCCGAGCTGATCCTGGGGCAGGCCGAG GGCCCCGGCTCGTACATCATGAACTACTTCATGTACATCTACTGGGCTCTGTCCTTCGCCTTCCTGGCCGTCTGCCTGGTCAAGGTGTTTGCTCCCTACGCCTGCGGCTCGGGGATCCCCGAG atcaaAACCATCCTGAGCGGCTTCATCATCCGGGGCTACCTGGGCAAGTGGACCCTGATGATCAAGACGGTCACCCTGGTGCTGGCGGTGGCGTCGGGCCTGAGCCTGGGGAAGGAGGGCCCGCTGGTCCACGTGGCCTGCTGCTGTGGCAACATCTTCTCCTACCTCTTCCCCAAGTACAGCAAGAACGAGGCCAAGAAacgagag GTTCTGTCGGCTGCGTCGGCCGCCGGGGTGTCGGTGGCTTTCGGAGCGCCGATCGGAGGAGTCCTGTTCAGCCTGGAGGAG GTGAGCTACTACTTCCCCCTCAAGACGCTGTGGCGCTCCTTCTTCGCCGCCCTGGTGGCGGCCTTCGTCCTGCGCTCCATCAACCCGTTTGGAAACAGCCGCCTGGTGCTGTTCTACGTGGAGTACCACACGCCGTGGTACCTGTTCGAGCTCATCCCCTTCATCCTGCTGGGGGTGTTCGGGGGCCTCTGGGGCGCCTTCTTTATCCGAGCCAACATCGCCTGGTGCCGCCGCCGCAAGTCCACGCGTTTCG GCAAGTACCCGGTGTTGGAGGTGATCCTGGTGGCGGCCATCACGGCCGTGGTCGCCTTCCCGAACCCGTACACCCGGCAGAACACCAGCGAGCTGATCAAGGAGCTGTTCACGGACTGCGGGCCGCTGGAGTCCTCCCAGCTGTGCCAGTACCGCAGCCAGATGAACGGCAGCAAGGCCTTCAGCGACAACCCCAGCCGCCCGGGGGGGCCCGACGTCTACGCCCCCATGTGGCAGCTGTGCCTGGCGCTCATCTTCAAGATCATCATGACCATCTTCACCTTCGGACTCAAG gtgCCGTCGGGTTTGTTCATCCCCAGCATGGCCATCGGGGCGATCGCCGGGCGGATCGTGGGCATCGCCGTGGAGCAGCTGGCCTACTACCACCACGACTGGTTCCTGTTCCGAGAGTGGTGCGAGGTGGGAGCGGACTGCATCACCCCGGGGCTCTACGCCATGGTGGGGGCGGCGGCGTGCCTGG GCGGCGTGACCCGCATGACCGTCTCCCTGGTGGTCATCGTGTTCGAGCTGACGGGCGGCCTGGAGTACATCGTCCCGCTGATGGCCGCCGTCATGACCAGCAAGTGGGTGGGCGACGCCTTCGGCCGCGAGGGGATCTACGAGGCCCACATCCGTCTGAACGGGTACCCCTTCCTGGACGCCAAGGAGGAGTTCACGCACGTCACGCTGGCCCGCGAGGTGATGCGGCCGCGGCGCAGCGACCCGCCGCTGGCGGTGCTGACGCAGGACGACCTGACGGTGGACGAGCTGCAGAGCACCATCAACGAGACCAGCTACAACGGGTTCCCCGTGATCGTGTCCAAGGAGTCCCAGAGGCTGGTGGGCTTCGCTCTGCGCAGGGACATCACCATCGCCATAG AAAATGCGCGGCGCAAGCAGGAGGGCATCACGCTGAACTCCCGGGTTTACTTCACGCAGCACGCGCCCACGCTGCCCGCCGacagcccccgccccctcaaGCTGCGCTCCATCCTGGACATGAGCCCCTTCACGGTCACCGACCACACGCCCATGGAGATCGTGGTGGACATCTTCCGGAAGATGGGGCTGCGCCAGTGTCTGGTCACTCACAACGG GATTGTTTTGGGCATCATCACAAAGAAGAATATATTAGAGCATCTGGAGGAGCTCAAGCAGGACAAGGAGCCCCTG GCGGCTCCTTGGCATtatcacaaaaaaagacatcctGCGTCACATGGCTCAAATGGCAAACCTAGATCCCGAGTCCATCATGTTCAACTGATCCGCTCCTTCCAGGacggcagggtgggggggggaggaagaggaggaggaggaggaggaggaagaggagacgacgacagcgaggaggaggtgcaCCTCCTGGACGGCTCCAATCTCTGA
- the clcn3 gene encoding H(+)/Cl(-) exchange transporter 3 isoform X5 produces the protein MESEQLYHRGYCRNSYNSIASASSDEELLDGAGVAMDFHTTEDDNLLDGDAASPGSNYVMTNGGGAPSTTTHLLDFLEEPIPGVGTYDDFHTIDWVREKCKDRERHRKINSKKKESAWEFTKSLYDAWSGWLVVTLTGLASGALAGLIDIAADWLNDLKEGVCLSAMWFNHEQCCWTSNETTFAERDKCPQWKSWAELILGQAEGPGSYIMNYFMYIYWALSFAFLAVCLVKVFAPYACGSGIPEIKTILSGFIIRGYLGKWTLMIKTVTLVLAVASGLSLGKEGPLVHVACCCGNIFSYLFPKYSKNEAKKREVLSAASAAGVSVAFGAPIGGVLFSLEEVSYYFPLKTLWRSFFAALVAAFVLRSINPFGNSRLVLFYVEYHTPWYLFELIPFILLGVFGGLWGAFFIRANIAWCRRRKSTRFGKYPVLEVILVAAITAVVAFPNPYTRQNTSELIKELFTDCGPLESSQLCQYRSQMNGSKAFSDNPSRPGGPDVYAPMWQLCLALIFKIIMTIFTFGLKVPSGLFIPSMAIGAIAGRIVGIAVEQLAYYHHDWFLFREWCEVGADCITPGLYAMVGAAACLGGVTRMTVSLVVIVFELTGGLEYIVPLMAAVMTSKWVGDAFGREGIYEAHIRLNGYPFLDAKEEFTHVTLAREVMRPRRSDPPLAVLTQDDLTVDELQSTINETSYNGFPVIVSKESQRLVGFALRRDITIAIENARRKQEGITLNSRVYFTQHAPTLPADSPRPLKLRSILDMSPFTVTDHTPMEIVVDIFRKMGLRQCLVTHNGIVLGIITKKNILEHLEELKQDKEPLSDGI, from the exons ATGGAGTCGGAGCAGCTGTACCACCGCGGCTACTGCAGGAACAGCTACAACAGCATCGCCAGCGCCAGCAGCGACGAGGAGCTGCTGGATGGCGCCGGCGTCGCCATGGACTTCCACACCACCGAGGACGACAACCTGCTGGATGGGGACGCTGCCTCCCCAG GGTCTAACTACGTCATGACTAACGGGGGCGGGGCGCCCAGCACCACCACCCACCTGCTGGACTTCCTGGAGGAGCCCATCCCTGGTGTGGGGACCTACGACGACTTCCACACCATCGACTGGGTCCGCGAGAAGTGCAAGGACCGGGAGAGGCAccggaag ATCAACAGTAAGAAAAAGGAGTCGGCATGGGAGTTCACAAAGAGCCTCTACGACGCCTGGTCCGGGTGGCTGGTGGTGACGCTCACCGGCTTGGCCTcag gTGCTCTGGCCGGCCTGATTGACATCGCCGCCGATTGGTTGAACGACCTGAAGGAGGGCGTGTGCCTGAGCGCCATGTGGTTCAACCACGAGCAGTGCTGCTGGACGTCCAATGAGACCACCTTCGCCGAGCGGGACAAGTGCCCCCAGTGGAAGAGCTGGGCCGAGCTGATCCTGGGGCAGGCCGAG GGCCCCGGCTCGTACATCATGAACTACTTCATGTACATCTACTGGGCTCTGTCCTTCGCCTTCCTGGCCGTCTGCCTGGTCAAGGTGTTTGCTCCCTACGCCTGCGGCTCGGGGATCCCCGAG atcaaAACCATCCTGAGCGGCTTCATCATCCGGGGCTACCTGGGCAAGTGGACCCTGATGATCAAGACGGTCACCCTGGTGCTGGCGGTGGCGTCGGGCCTGAGCCTGGGGAAGGAGGGCCCGCTGGTCCACGTGGCCTGCTGCTGTGGCAACATCTTCTCCTACCTCTTCCCCAAGTACAGCAAGAACGAGGCCAAGAAacgagag GTTCTGTCGGCTGCGTCGGCCGCCGGGGTGTCGGTGGCTTTCGGAGCGCCGATCGGAGGAGTCCTGTTCAGCCTGGAGGAG GTGAGCTACTACTTCCCCCTCAAGACGCTGTGGCGCTCCTTCTTCGCCGCCCTGGTGGCGGCCTTCGTCCTGCGCTCCATCAACCCGTTTGGAAACAGCCGCCTGGTGCTGTTCTACGTGGAGTACCACACGCCGTGGTACCTGTTCGAGCTCATCCCCTTCATCCTGCTGGGGGTGTTCGGGGGCCTCTGGGGCGCCTTCTTTATCCGAGCCAACATCGCCTGGTGCCGCCGCCGCAAGTCCACGCGTTTCG GCAAGTACCCGGTGTTGGAGGTGATCCTGGTGGCGGCCATCACGGCCGTGGTCGCCTTCCCGAACCCGTACACCCGGCAGAACACCAGCGAGCTGATCAAGGAGCTGTTCACGGACTGCGGGCCGCTGGAGTCCTCCCAGCTGTGCCAGTACCGCAGCCAGATGAACGGCAGCAAGGCCTTCAGCGACAACCCCAGCCGCCCGGGGGGGCCCGACGTCTACGCCCCCATGTGGCAGCTGTGCCTGGCGCTCATCTTCAAGATCATCATGACCATCTTCACCTTCGGACTCAAG gtgCCGTCGGGTTTGTTCATCCCCAGCATGGCCATCGGGGCGATCGCCGGGCGGATCGTGGGCATCGCCGTGGAGCAGCTGGCCTACTACCACCACGACTGGTTCCTGTTCCGAGAGTGGTGCGAGGTGGGAGCGGACTGCATCACCCCGGGGCTCTACGCCATGGTGGGGGCGGCGGCGTGCCTGG GCGGCGTGACCCGCATGACCGTCTCCCTGGTGGTCATCGTGTTCGAGCTGACGGGCGGCCTGGAGTACATCGTCCCGCTGATGGCCGCCGTCATGACCAGCAAGTGGGTGGGCGACGCCTTCGGCCGCGAGGGGATCTACGAGGCCCACATCCGTCTGAACGGGTACCCCTTCCTGGACGCCAAGGAGGAGTTCACGCACGTCACGCTGGCCCGCGAGGTGATGCGGCCGCGGCGCAGCGACCCGCCGCTGGCGGTGCTGACGCAGGACGACCTGACGGTGGACGAGCTGCAGAGCACCATCAACGAGACCAGCTACAACGGGTTCCCCGTGATCGTGTCCAAGGAGTCCCAGAGGCTGGTGGGCTTCGCTCTGCGCAGGGACATCACCATCGCCATAG AAAATGCGCGGCGCAAGCAGGAGGGCATCACGCTGAACTCCCGGGTTTACTTCACGCAGCACGCGCCCACGCTGCCCGCCGacagcccccgccccctcaaGCTGCGCTCCATCCTGGACATGAGCCCCTTCACGGTCACCGACCACACGCCCATGGAGATCGTGGTGGACATCTTCCGGAAGATGGGGCTGCGCCAGTGTCTGGTCACTCACAACGG GATTGTTTTGGGCATCATCACAAAGAAGAATATATTAGAGCATCTGGAGGAGCTCAAGCAGGACAAGGAGCCCCTG AGTGACGGCATCTGA